The Shewanella oneidensis MR-1 genome has a window encoding:
- a CDS encoding SMI1/KNR4 family protein, with the protein MTQNYEHYHGCRPQSSFVHDDKNIYPIKFFFSTSEILESFNDFEDESLPDSFRKYEMLSFAYDPGSDIYSISLSKVDFGKVYFYVLHEDAEIFGIWSSFQLFIESIVDDSNV; encoded by the coding sequence ATGACACAGAATTATGAACACTACCATGGTTGTAGGCCTCAATCATCATTTGTACATGATGATAAGAACATTTATCCAATTAAATTTTTCTTTTCTACATCTGAAATTCTTGAATCATTTAATGATTTTGAAGATGAGTCATTGCCCGATAGTTTCAGAAAGTATGAAATGTTATCTTTTGCTTATGATCCTGGCTCTGACATCTATTCTATCTCTTTGAGTAAAGTTGATTTTGGTAAAGTGTATTTTTATGTCTTACATGAAGACGCTGAGATTTTTGGTATATGGAGTTCATTTCAGTTATTTATTGAGTCGATAGTTGATGATTCTAATGTGTAA
- a CDS encoding IS6-like element ISSod8 family transposase encodes MPLNFSGRHFPSDIIMQALRYYLAYKLSYREIEEMFAERNIHFDHSTLNRWVIKYAPLLEAIFRKKKRPISGSWRMDETYIKMKGQWAYYYRAVDKFSAVIDFYLSETRDEKAAHAFFTKAINQHGLPEKVVIDKSGANAAALDTVNIRLWLSGCMLFMIEVLTVKYLNNIVEQSHRKVKGKINA; translated from the coding sequence ATGCCCCTCAATTTTTCTGGCAGACATTTTCCATCTGATATCATCATGCAAGCGCTACGATATTACCTTGCCTATAAACTTAGTTACCGTGAAATTGAGGAAATGTTCGCAGAGCGAAACATTCATTTTGACCACTCAACACTGAACCGCTGGGTTATCAAATATGCACCTCTGCTCGAAGCCATATTCAGGAAGAAAAAGCGTCCAATATCTGGCTCGTGGCGAATGGATGAAACTTACATAAAAATGAAGGGGCAGTGGGCTTACTATTATCGTGCAGTGGATAAATTCAGCGCGGTGATTGATTTTTACTTGAGTGAAACCCGTGATGAGAAGGCCGCACACGCTTTTTTCACTAAAGCTATCAATCAACATGGCTTACCTGAGAAGGTGGTTATTGATAAAAGTGGCGCCAATGCTGCAGCGTTAGATACTGTTAACATTCGGCTGTGGCTATCAGGATGTATGCTCTTTATGATTGAGGTGCTTACCGTTAAATATTTGAATAATATTGTCGAGCAAAGCCACCGAAAAGTGAAGGGTAAAATTAATGCCTAG
- a CDS encoding methyl-accepting chemotaxis protein encodes MFKNMTLAQRLISVFFILSLLVLGVAWFSVVQLAGLHSNTTKITENLIPSIRSSAQMHIALLDARRNELNMVIDVMTHDSAAIEISKQRFETAKSEFEAGAQQYAKLNFVSEQDEQLFIKLGEAAEKYFSAHSSLVSAIDQGDMASANIMIKTLTRQTLEVAGEETMNLRHENDRAAQEMVLQSENAYKTAKMLSIIVGFSTIFFVVVMAFLLIRQIQNPIMWLLKQTHEVSAGNLTNKLNMNAFARDEFGQLAESFNEMQDNLHMLVSEVSNSIVQLSSAAEEISSVALHSSNNMETQQNELNQLATAMHEMQATVQDVARNTNDAANAATQASDTATQGSETVNDSIVRIDKVAGAIEATAVVIRKLGDDSRNIGMVLEVIQGIAEQTNLLALNAAIEAARAGEQGRGFAVVADEVRTLAKRTQDSTSHINSIISELQLRANEAEETMQQSQEMMIETVCKAREAGESIAKISSSVSCISQMNIQIATATEEQGAVSEELNRNVANISGASEDVATGAKQMAMACNDLSHLATQLQDMVKKFHI; translated from the coding sequence ATGTTTAAAAACATGACTTTAGCACAGAGATTGATCTCTGTTTTTTTTATTCTTTCTTTACTTGTTTTGGGGGTAGCTTGGTTTTCAGTTGTTCAACTTGCTGGTTTGCATAGTAATACAACTAAAATTACTGAGAATCTGATCCCTTCTATTCGTTCGTCCGCTCAAATGCATATTGCCTTGCTTGATGCACGGCGTAACGAATTGAATATGGTTATTGACGTGATGACACACGATTCCGCAGCAATAGAGATTAGCAAACAGCGCTTTGAGACAGCCAAAAGCGAATTTGAAGCTGGCGCCCAACAATATGCCAAACTGAATTTTGTGTCTGAGCAAGATGAACAACTGTTTATTAAACTTGGCGAGGCTGCCGAAAAATATTTCTCTGCACACTCGTCATTGGTTTCTGCGATTGACCAAGGAGATATGGCAAGTGCAAATATAATGATCAAAACATTGACCAGACAGACTTTAGAGGTAGCAGGTGAAGAAACGATGAATTTGCGACATGAAAATGATCGCGCTGCACAGGAGATGGTATTACAGAGTGAGAATGCCTATAAAACAGCCAAAATGCTCAGCATTATAGTGGGTTTTAGTACAATATTTTTTGTGGTGGTTATGGCATTTTTGCTGATTCGTCAGATCCAAAACCCCATAATGTGGTTATTGAAACAAACTCATGAGGTATCTGCTGGCAACTTAACGAATAAACTCAACATGAATGCGTTTGCCCGTGATGAGTTTGGTCAGTTGGCAGAGAGTTTTAACGAGATGCAAGATAACTTGCATATGTTGGTTAGCGAGGTTTCTAACTCTATAGTACAACTTAGCTCCGCAGCGGAAGAGATCAGTTCAGTTGCTTTGCATTCTTCCAACAATATGGAGACTCAGCAAAATGAGTTAAACCAGTTGGCAACCGCAATGCATGAGATGCAGGCTACTGTGCAAGACGTCGCTCGTAATACCAACGATGCCGCTAATGCAGCGACACAGGCAAGTGACACCGCTACACAAGGTAGTGAAACTGTGAATGACTCGATTGTACGAATTGATAAGGTTGCCGGAGCAATAGAAGCAACTGCTGTAGTGATCCGCAAATTAGGAGATGATAGTCGTAATATCGGGATGGTCTTGGAGGTGATCCAAGGTATCGCAGAACAAACCAACTTGTTAGCATTGAATGCGGCCATTGAAGCTGCAAGGGCTGGCGAGCAAGGTAGAGGGTTTGCTGTTGTGGCTGATGAGGTACGAACACTAGCTAAACGGACACAGGACTCAACCTCTCACATCAATAGTATCATTTCTGAATTACAGCTACGGGCCAATGAAGCAGAGGAAACAATGCAACAAAGCCAAGAGATGATGATAGAAACTGTTTGCAAGGCAAGAGAAGCTGGTGAGTCGATTGCTAAAATAAGCAGCTCAGTGAGTTGTATTTCTCAAATGAATATTCAGATTGCTACCGCAACGGAAGAACAGGGAGCCGTAAGCGAAGAGCTAAACCGTAATGTGGCAAATATTAGCGGGGCTTCCGAAGATGTGGCAACCGGCGCGAAACAGATGGCAATGGCATGTAACGATTTAAGTCATCTGGCCACGCAGTTACAGGATATGGTGAAGAAGTTTCATATTTAA